Proteins encoded together in one Dermacentor variabilis isolate Ectoservices chromosome 2, ASM5094787v1, whole genome shotgun sequence window:
- the LOC142571974 gene encoding transcription factor Adf-1-like has translation MAPDSVEAFISSVKKYPILYDCKRLGYRDVERKREVWEMVKQETGMETVDDCQRLWKSLRDRYIRELRALEHPSQLPWEARKSKWTYFNSLDFYKDCGRAARAKQPLGIRDTGALDHYSNGSEPAVLEDSFTSEGPPPAHSHCPKLVMGSPQAAPEDYAPLRLHQSPEPPEKKPMLNNESMDSFESEVLNILNRPLDEDEYFALSIVPSLRRLSLKKKALAKVKILQDLAVIEFGE, from the exons ATGGCTCCGGACTCTGTCGAAGCGTTCATATCCAGCGTCAAGAAGTACCCGATACTCTACGACTGCAAACGTCTCGGCTACAGGGATGTCGAAAGAAAGAGGGAGGTTTGGGAAATGGTCAAGCAAGAAACTGGAATGGAAACCG TTGACGACTGTCAGCGTCTATGGAAATCTCTCAGAGACCGGTACATTCGAGAACTGAGGGCATTGGAACATCCTAGCCAACTGCCTTGGGAAGCACGGAAAAGCAAGTGGACGTACTTCAATTCCCTGGACTTCTACAAGGACTGCGGTAGAGCTGCAAG aGCCAAACAGCCACTGGGTATTAGAGACACAGGTGCTTTAGACCACTACTCCAATGGAAGTGAGCCAGCTGTGTTGGAAGACAGCTTCACATCAGAAGGCCCTCCTCCTGCTCATTCCCACTGCCCTAAACTGGTGATGGGTTCTCCACAGGCAGCGCCCGAGGACTATGCCCCACTCAGGCTGCACCAGAGTCCCGAGCCACCCGAGAAGAAACCCATGCTCAATAATGAGTCAATGGACTCATTTGAATCGGAGGTACTCAACATCCTTAACCGTCCACTCGATGAAGATGAATACTTTGCACTTTCCATCGTGCCTTCCCTGCGACGCCTATCCTTGAAGAAGAAGGCGCTTGCCAAAGTCAAGATACTTCAAGACCTGGCAGTTATTGAGTTTGGCGAATGA
- the LOC142571967 gene encoding glycosylated lysosomal membrane protein B-like, with protein MLLVKVMIAKVVFVALLAHTHAAYQRKLTAHLNPFCEDKEVCGLCYVTAEGSNDTLHYFWSVLGTPAALGIQTPPDSKLIDISWESLRGHNLSETTFAFSGPVLSSSAVVISKLLEYNDPENKAHLNNTEKNGTHYIDQSKLLWKEIQGCTGNGSSLVTATFIAHATTSARDEGFFSNNGTIQFTLEVQDSDGHDIQFPHLFYTSNSSQIQLSLLNLSPQLGKTSQFAFELTVLDDSSHNSSYSISSTRTFDDEYTPGVFTSVALFDKNENSSSTFYLHWKPVCYRDAGRTVTLSVDAAYQNLTLAASWWSFNVATAWLAHRAPKVASSAVTVAFGSEGDGWYQENSYATWAMSSGFGERPLEHVSVTVLSVTSVGLGIPAIIALGTVIYVSLHKPEPKL; from the exons ATGCTCCTTGTGAAAGTCATGATCGCGAAGGTAGTATTTGTTGCTCTGCTTGCGCACACTCATGCAGCATATCAAAGAAAG CTCACAGCTCATCTCAACCCGTTTTGTGAGGACAAGGAGGTTTGTGGCCTCTGCTACGTCACGGCCGAAGGCTCAAATGACACTCTGCATTATTTTTGGTCTGTTTTGGGGACACCAGCTGCACTTGGCATCCAAACCCCACCGGACAGCAAACTCATTGACATTTCATGGGAATCGCTACGCGGGCACAACCTGAGCGAAACAACCTTTGCGTTTAGTGGTCCTGTGCTCTCTTCATCAGCTGTCGTGATCTCAAAG CTTTTGGAGTACAATGACCCGGAAAACAAGGCTCATCTTAACAACACTGAGAAGAATGGCACCCACTACATTGACCAGAGCAAACTTTTGTGGAAGGAAATTCAGGGTTGCACTGGCAATGGAAGCAGCTTGGTTACTGCAACATTTATTGCGCATGCCACCACATCTGCTCGTGACGAAGGGTTTTTCTCAAACAATGGCACCATTCAGTTTACG CTTGAAGTCCAAGACAGCGATGGCCATGACATCCAGTTTCCTCATCTCTTCTACACAAGCAACAGTAGCCAAATTCAGCTCTCTTTGCTCAACCTTTCACCTCAACTAGGCAAGACGTCACAGTTTGCATTCGAGCTGACTGTTCTTGACGACTCCTCTCATAACAGCAGCTACAGTATCAGCAGTACAAGAACTTTTGATGATGAGTACACACCAGGCGTTTTTACA AGTGTGGCCCTGTTTGATAAAAATGAAAATTCCTCGTCCACCTTTTATCTTCATTGGAAGCCAGTCTGCTATCGTGACGCAGGAAGAACAGTGACACTATCAGTTGATGCTGCATATCAAAACCTCACCCTTGCTGCAAGCTGGTGGAGCTTTAATGTGGCAACAGCATGGCTTGCACATAGGGCACCTAAAGTAGCCTCTTCAGCTGTCACTGTGGCCTTTGGCTCAGAAGGTGACGGCTGGTACCAGGAAAACAGCTATGCCACGTG GGCTATGTCAAGTGGGTTTGGAGAGAGGCCCCTGGAGCATGTTTCTGTGACAGTGCTCTCAGTTACCTCGGTTGGTCTTGGAATCCCTGCCATCATCGCACTTGGCACAGTGATTTACGTGTCGCTACACAAACCGGAGCCAAAACTGTGA